One part of the Eptesicus fuscus isolate TK198812 chromosome 20, DD_ASM_mEF_20220401, whole genome shotgun sequence genome encodes these proteins:
- the LOC103300565 gene encoding cytochrome c-like yields MGDVEKGRKIFVQKCAQCHTVEKGGKHKSGPNLHGLFGRKTGQAPGLSYRDANKNKGITWGEATLMECWENPQEYVPRTKMLFAGIEKSAERADLIAYLKKAIMRNSWPRPCLLRVSHDFFMCTIFTMCN; encoded by the coding sequence ATGGGTGATGTTGAGAAGGGCAGGAAGATTTTTGTTCAGAAGTGTGCCCAGTGCCATActgtggagaagggaggcaagcacaAGTCTGGGCCAAATCTCCATGGTCTGTTTGGGCGAAAGACAGGTCAGGCCCCTGGATTGTCTTACAGGGATGCCAACAAGAACAAAGGGATCACCTGGGGTGAGGCTACTCTGATGGAGTGTTGGGAGAATCCCCAGGAGTACGTCCCTAGAACAAAAATGCTCTTCGCTGGCATTGAGAAGAGTGCAGAAAGGGCAGACTTGATAGCTTATCTCAAAAAAGCTATCATGAGGAATAGTTGGCCACGGCCTTGTTTATTACGAGTGTCTCATGACTTTTTTATGTGTACCATATTTACCATGTGTAATTGA